From one Shewanella sp. GD04112 genomic stretch:
- the can gene encoding carbonate dehydratase, which produces MKLLKPLFDNNRRWAGRIRQEHPDFFEQLAKQQNPEYLWIGCSDSRVPSNQIIDLMPGEVFVHRNIANMVIHTDLNCLSVLQYAIDVLKVKHIMVVGHYGCGGVRAAMGNQRLGLIDNWLGHLRDVYRLHQDELMQMDDAKRFDRLCELNVIEQVSNVTSSTIVQEAWARGQELAIHGWIYGIDNGLLTDLDVTVDRAQKI; this is translated from the coding sequence ATGAAACTACTCAAACCCTTATTCGATAACAACCGTCGCTGGGCCGGACGCATTCGCCAAGAGCACCCTGATTTTTTTGAACAGCTGGCGAAACAGCAGAACCCTGAATATCTTTGGATTGGTTGTTCCGACAGCCGAGTACCTTCAAACCAAATCATCGATTTAATGCCGGGCGAAGTCTTCGTTCACCGCAATATTGCCAACATGGTGATCCACACCGATCTTAACTGCCTATCTGTTCTGCAATACGCCATTGATGTACTTAAGGTGAAGCACATTATGGTGGTAGGACACTATGGCTGTGGTGGTGTACGTGCCGCCATGGGGAATCAACGCTTAGGGCTTATCGACAACTGGCTCGGTCATTTACGTGATGTTTACCGTCTTCATCAAGATGAATTAATGCAAATGGATGATGCCAAGCGTTTCGACCGTCTGTGTGAACTCAACGTAATTGAACAGGTTTCTAACGTCACCAGCAGCACTATCGTGCAGGAAGCTTGGGCTCGCGGCCAAGAACTGGCGATCCACGGTTGGATTTACGGTATCGATAATGGTCTGTTAACCGACCTTGATGTGACTGTCGATCGCGCGCAAAAGATTTAA
- the kdsB gene encoding 8-amino-3,8-dideoxy-manno-octulosonate cytidylyltransferase KdsB, with the protein MNVTLLIPARYGSSRFPGKPLAPINGKPMIQHVYERASLAKGLTNIYVATDDERIKSAVEGFGGKVVMTSPDAASGTDRINDAINQLGLKDDDLVINLQGDQPLIDPTSIEQVISLFERHPGEFEMATLGYEIVNKAELDDPMHVKMVFDNDYYALYFSRARIPFGRDTKDYPVYKHLGVYAYTRRFVQAFAALPLGRLEDLEKLEQLRALEHGHKIKVAISAFDSIEVDTPEDIRKCEQRLAVD; encoded by the coding sequence ATGAATGTGACTCTGTTAATCCCGGCGCGTTACGGTTCAAGCCGCTTCCCGGGCAAGCCCTTAGCCCCGATTAACGGCAAGCCGATGATCCAACACGTGTACGAACGCGCGTCGTTAGCCAAAGGCCTCACCAATATTTATGTTGCAACCGATGATGAGCGTATCAAAAGCGCCGTAGAAGGCTTCGGTGGCAAAGTGGTCATGACCAGCCCTGATGCGGCATCGGGCACAGACCGTATCAATGATGCGATTAACCAATTAGGTTTGAAGGATGACGATTTAGTCATCAACCTTCAAGGCGACCAACCCCTAATCGACCCCACTTCCATCGAGCAAGTGATCAGCCTCTTCGAACGCCATCCAGGCGAGTTTGAAATGGCGACCCTCGGCTATGAAATTGTCAACAAAGCCGAGCTCGACGATCCTATGCATGTGAAGATGGTGTTCGATAACGACTACTACGCGCTGTATTTCTCCCGCGCACGTATTCCCTTCGGGCGCGATACCAAAGATTATCCAGTTTACAAGCACTTAGGCGTGTATGCTTACACCCGCAGATTCGTGCAAGCCTTCGCCGCCCTCCCCTTAGGTCGTCTCGAAGATCTGGAAAAATTAGAGCAGCTACGTGCCCTAGAACATGGCCATAAGATCAAAGTCGCCATCAGCGCCTTCGACTCAATCGAAGTTGACACGCCGGAAGATATTCGTAAGTGTGAGCAGCGTTTAGCCGTTGATTAA
- the kdnB gene encoding 3-deoxy-alpha-D-manno-octulosonate 8-oxidase KdnB produces the protein MSFKNFKVVEKMIFGRGSFAQLDEVLAAQRKADDDFVVFLVDDVHQGKPLEARIPVKAQDLLIWVNVDDEPSTVQIDTLTEQVQAFNGKQPVSVVGLGGGSTMDVAKAVSLMLTNPGGSAMYQGWDLIKNPAVHHIGIPTISGTGAEASRTAVLCGPVRKLGLNSDYTVFDQIIMDSELIEGVETDQWFYTGMDCYIHCVESLEGTFLNEFSKSYAEKAMELCRQVYLEDHPEKDDKLMMASFMGGMSIAYSQVGACHAVSYGLSYILGYHHGIGNCIAFDVLEEFYPEGVAEFRLMMKKHNITLPKNICKDLPDETIAKMVAVTKSMGPLWANVYGPTWEEKVTDEMLTALFRRI, from the coding sequence ATGAGTTTTAAAAATTTTAAAGTAGTTGAAAAGATGATCTTCGGTCGTGGCTCCTTCGCACAATTAGACGAAGTATTAGCTGCACAGCGTAAGGCCGACGATGACTTCGTGGTATTTTTAGTCGATGACGTTCACCAAGGCAAACCACTCGAAGCACGCATCCCAGTGAAAGCCCAAGACTTACTGATTTGGGTTAACGTAGATGATGAGCCAAGCACAGTGCAAATCGACACCCTGACCGAGCAAGTTCAAGCCTTCAACGGCAAACAACCGGTTAGCGTCGTCGGTTTAGGTGGCGGTTCAACCATGGACGTCGCAAAAGCGGTATCACTGATGCTGACCAACCCAGGCGGCTCTGCCATGTACCAAGGTTGGGATTTAATCAAAAATCCAGCGGTTCACCACATTGGTATTCCAACGATTTCAGGTACGGGTGCTGAAGCGTCACGCACCGCAGTATTGTGTGGTCCAGTGCGTAAACTGGGTCTGAACTCAGATTACACAGTGTTTGACCAAATCATCATGGACTCTGAGTTAATCGAAGGTGTTGAAACTGACCAATGGTTCTACACAGGTATGGATTGCTATATCCACTGCGTTGAATCATTAGAAGGTACCTTCTTAAACGAATTCTCTAAGTCATACGCCGAAAAAGCCATGGAGCTTTGCCGCCAAGTGTACTTAGAAGATCACCCAGAAAAAGACGACAAGCTGATGATGGCGTCATTTATGGGCGGAATGAGTATCGCTTACAGCCAAGTAGGTGCATGCCACGCGGTATCTTATGGTCTGTCTTACATCCTCGGCTACCACCATGGTATCGGTAACTGTATCGCCTTCGACGTGTTAGAAGAATTCTACCCAGAAGGTGTAGCTGAATTCCGTCTGATGATGAAGAAGCACAACATCACTCTGCCGAAGAACATCTGTAAAGATCTGCCAGATGAAACCATCGCGAAAATGGTTGCCGTGACTAAGAGCATGGGTCCATTATGGGCAAACGTGTACGGCCCAACATGGGAAGAGAAAGTCACTGACGAAATGTTGACTGCCCTGTTCCGTCGCATTTAA
- a CDS encoding alpha/beta fold hydrolase: MDFSSHRKQLNIAGSQLSYLDIGSGPALLFGHSYLWDSAMWAPQIASLSQQYRCIVPELWGHGQSGAVPESCNSLLDISEHMLTLMDSLNIEQFAVIGLSVGAMWGAELVLKAPARVNALVMLDSFIGFEPEITRAKYYGMLDTIQAAGSIPAPLISAISPLFFADNAKANNPELVQRFEAYLAAQTPETIPSIVKLGRMIFGRRDTMEFAEQLTLPCLVMVGVEDKARSVLESYLMSDAIDGSQLVHIPNAGHISSLEQAEFVTEHLTQFLAKVL; this comes from the coding sequence ATGGATTTTTCTTCACACAGAAAACAACTCAACATCGCCGGTAGCCAACTCAGTTACCTCGATATAGGTTCAGGCCCAGCGCTGTTATTTGGCCACAGTTACCTCTGGGATAGCGCCATGTGGGCGCCGCAAATTGCCAGCTTAAGTCAACAGTATCGCTGCATCGTGCCCGAACTCTGGGGACACGGCCAATCGGGCGCCGTCCCAGAAAGCTGCAACAGCCTCTTAGACATCAGCGAGCATATGCTGACTCTGATGGATAGCCTCAACATCGAGCAATTTGCGGTTATCGGTTTATCCGTGGGTGCCATGTGGGGCGCCGAGCTCGTGCTTAAAGCCCCCGCGCGCGTCAATGCTCTGGTGATGCTCGACAGTTTTATTGGGTTTGAGCCAGAGATCACCCGTGCTAAATATTATGGCATGCTGGACACGATCCAAGCCGCCGGCAGCATACCTGCGCCGCTTATCAGCGCCATTTCGCCACTGTTTTTCGCCGATAATGCCAAAGCGAATAATCCCGAATTAGTGCAGCGTTTTGAGGCCTACTTGGCCGCGCAAACGCCAGAGACGATCCCGAGCATAGTTAAGCTTGGCCGAATGATTTTTGGCCGCCGCGATACGATGGAATTTGCCGAGCAATTAACTCTGCCCTGTTTAGTCATGGTCGGGGTTGAAGACAAGGCCCGCAGCGTGCTAGAGAGTTACCTGATGAGCGATGCCATCGACGGCAGTCAGTTAGTGCATATTCCTAACGCAGGGCATATTTCCAGCCTAGAGCAAGCCGAGTTTGTCACTGAGCATTTAACTCAGTTTTTAGCGAAGGTATTGTAA
- a CDS encoding ArsC family reductase — protein MPQCEQNQCVPTAPRDRSIILTLFGIKNCDTVRKARKWIETHQLSVNFHDFREDGLAEKDLQHWCQIAGWETVFNKRSTSFRALSDADKANIDQAKAIQLMLTHPTLIKRPVLVVGEQVLVGFNEAEYKKAFSL, from the coding sequence ATGCCACAATGCGAGCAAAATCAATGCGTGCCAACGGCGCCCCGCGATAGGAGCATCATCTTGACCCTTTTTGGTATTAAAAATTGCGATACAGTGCGTAAAGCACGTAAATGGATTGAAACCCATCAACTTTCGGTCAACTTCCATGACTTTAGGGAAGATGGATTAGCAGAAAAGGATCTTCAGCATTGGTGTCAAATTGCAGGATGGGAAACTGTCTTTAACAAACGCAGTACCAGTTTTCGCGCCTTGAGTGATGCAGATAAGGCCAATATCGACCAAGCCAAAGCCATTCAACTGATGCTCACTCACCCGACGCTGATCAAGCGCCCAGTGCTAGTGGTGGGTGAACAAGTGCTGGTGGGCTTTAACGAAGCCGAATATAAGAAGGCCTTTTCCCTATGA
- the dapE gene encoding succinyl-diaminopimelate desuccinylase: MTHASNTHPVTELTKALIARPSVTPLDEGCQTLMAARLAAIGFNIEPMVFEDTTNMWARRGNEGPVFCFAGHTDVVPAGDLSRWHTPPFEPTIIDGYLYGRGAADMKGSLAAMIVATERFVAKHPNHPGSIAFLITSDEEGPFINGTTRVIDTLEARNEKITWALVGEPSSTLKLGDVVKNGRRGSLTANLTVKGIQGHVAYPHLADNPIHKAAPFLAELSQTHWDNGNEFFPPTSMQIANINGGTGASNVIPGTLEVMFNFRYSTEVTAEILIERVEALLTAHELDYDISWTFNGLPFLTGEGPLLDATRHAIRQITGYDTDPQTTGGTSDGRFIAPTGAKVLELGPVNATIHKVNECVKIDDLEQLALCYEVILEQLLC, encoded by the coding sequence ATGACGCACGCTTCGAACACCCACCCAGTTACCGAACTGACTAAAGCGTTAATCGCCCGTCCTTCGGTCACCCCGCTGGATGAAGGCTGCCAAACCCTGATGGCCGCACGTCTTGCCGCCATTGGCTTTAATATTGAGCCCATGGTCTTTGAAGACACCACCAATATGTGGGCGCGTCGCGGTAATGAAGGCCCAGTATTTTGTTTTGCTGGCCATACCGATGTAGTGCCCGCAGGCGATTTAAGCCGCTGGCATACCCCACCTTTTGAGCCAACCATTATCGACGGTTACCTCTATGGCCGCGGCGCGGCAGACATGAAAGGCTCATTGGCGGCGATGATCGTCGCGACCGAGCGTTTTGTGGCTAAGCACCCAAATCACCCCGGCTCGATTGCGTTTTTGATCACCAGCGATGAAGAAGGCCCCTTTATCAATGGCACCACACGGGTTATCGACACCCTAGAAGCCCGCAATGAAAAAATCACTTGGGCGCTGGTGGGCGAACCCTCATCGACCCTAAAACTCGGTGATGTGGTCAAAAATGGACGCCGTGGCAGCCTGACCGCCAACTTGACCGTTAAGGGCATTCAGGGCCATGTGGCCTATCCGCACCTTGCGGATAACCCAATCCACAAAGCCGCGCCGTTTTTAGCCGAGTTAAGCCAAACCCATTGGGATAATGGCAACGAATTCTTCCCGCCCACCAGCATGCAAATCGCCAATATTAATGGCGGTACGGGCGCATCGAACGTGATCCCAGGCACCCTAGAGGTGATGTTTAACTTCCGTTATTCGACCGAAGTGACCGCCGAGATATTAATCGAGCGCGTGGAGGCCTTATTGACCGCCCACGAACTGGATTATGACATCAGCTGGACCTTCAACGGTCTGCCATTTTTAACCGGCGAAGGCCCACTGTTAGACGCGACTCGCCATGCTATACGTCAGATCACTGGCTATGATACCGATCCGCAAACCACGGGCGGCACCTCTGATGGACGCTTTATTGCACCAACGGGCGCCAAAGTGTTGGAACTCGGTCCAGTGAACGCCACTATCCATAAAGTGAACGAGTGCGTGAAAATCGACGATCTCGAGCAGTTAGCCCTGTGCTACGAAGTGATTTTGGAACAGTTGCTGTGTTAA
- a CDS encoding M15 family metallopeptidase, producing MLNATPRLRNTAQLYGIESGIESGIASSLDTGLHTDLSAAVTQESAQRLQLVELLSPHHPSETRFMLEAQTALAFKAMADSAAKDGIALAICSAYRPFDRQLAIWNAKASGKRVVLDINEQPVDISPLSDDALVDLILLWSALPGASRHHWGTDIDVFDAKQIEVKSLRLVEAEYTDGGPCAHLHQWLLQHAKDFGFYFPFQRGKSAVSAEPWHISYFPVSQTLLPQFEVQALAQVIQRSDMLLKEAVLARLPVLVAEYVHRIAQP from the coding sequence GTGTTAAACGCCACGCCACGCTTAAGGAACACAGCCCAGCTCTATGGAATAGAAAGTGGAATAGAGAGTGGGATAGCAAGCAGTTTAGACACGGGCTTACATACCGACTTATCCGCTGCTGTAACCCAAGAGTCAGCGCAGAGACTGCAATTAGTCGAACTGCTGAGTCCCCATCACCCGAGCGAAACACGCTTCATGCTGGAGGCTCAAACCGCCCTCGCCTTTAAGGCGATGGCGGACAGCGCCGCCAAAGATGGGATAGCCCTCGCGATTTGCTCGGCCTATCGTCCTTTTGACAGGCAACTCGCCATTTGGAACGCCAAAGCCAGCGGTAAGCGTGTTGTGCTGGATATTAACGAACAGCCCGTGGATATCAGTCCACTGAGCGATGATGCATTAGTCGATTTGATTTTGCTCTGGTCGGCACTGCCAGGCGCGTCACGCCATCACTGGGGCACGGATATCGATGTGTTTGATGCCAAGCAAATCGAGGTGAAATCCCTGCGATTAGTGGAAGCGGAATACACTGATGGCGGCCCTTGTGCCCACTTGCACCAGTGGCTACTCCAGCACGCCAAGGATTTTGGGTTTTATTTTCCTTTTCAGCGCGGTAAAAGCGCCGTCAGCGCCGAGCCTTGGCATATCAGCTATTTCCCCGTGTCTCAAACCCTGTTACCCCAATTTGAGGTGCAGGCCTTAGCGCAGGTTATCCAGCGCAGCGATATGTTGCTTAAAGAAGCGGTGCTCGCCCGTTTACCTGTGCTTGTGGCGGAATATGTACATCGAATTGCACAGCCTTAA
- the kdnA gene encoding 8-amino-3,8-dideoxy-alpha-D-manno-octulosonate transaminase KdnA codes for MPGFELFGPEEKQEVADVMEHGFTFRYNFDHMRNDRWKTRDMEQLLCEKMNVKHAHLLSSGTAALQTALMAAGIGAGDEVIVPPFTFVASVEAIFMAGAVPIFAEIDETLCLSPEGIEAAITPRTKAVNLVHMCGSMAKMDEIKAVCAKHNIVLLEDACQAIGGSYKGQALGTIGDVGCYSFDSVKTITCGEGGAVITNNTEIYDHAHMFSDHGHDHIGKDRGAESHPIMGLNFRISEMNAALGLAQLRKLDTIIDIQRKNKKVIKEAMASIPEVSFREIPDPEGDSAGFLSFMLPTEARTQEISKKLAENGVDGCFYWYVNNWHYLKNWKHIQELKAPAALPITLIADRPDYTQISVPKSDAIMSRTISMLIKLSWTDAQIAERIENIKKAFAQ; via the coding sequence ATGCCCGGTTTTGAATTATTTGGTCCAGAAGAAAAGCAAGAAGTCGCCGATGTGATGGAGCACGGCTTTACCTTCCGTTATAACTTCGACCATATGCGTAATGATCGCTGGAAGACTCGCGATATGGAGCAACTGCTCTGCGAGAAAATGAATGTTAAGCATGCTCACCTCTTATCTAGCGGTACTGCTGCGCTGCAAACAGCCTTAATGGCGGCAGGCATTGGTGCTGGCGACGAAGTTATCGTGCCACCTTTTACCTTTGTTGCTTCTGTAGAAGCGATTTTCATGGCCGGTGCTGTGCCAATTTTTGCCGAAATCGACGAGACACTGTGTCTATCACCAGAAGGCATTGAAGCGGCGATCACCCCACGCACTAAAGCAGTGAACTTAGTACACATGTGTGGCTCTATGGCCAAGATGGACGAAATCAAAGCCGTGTGCGCTAAACACAACATCGTATTGTTAGAAGATGCTTGCCAAGCCATTGGCGGCAGCTACAAGGGCCAAGCCCTAGGTACTATCGGTGATGTAGGTTGTTACTCTTTCGATTCTGTTAAAACCATCACCTGTGGTGAAGGCGGCGCGGTGATCACCAATAACACCGAAATCTACGATCACGCCCATATGTTCTCCGATCACGGCCATGACCATATTGGTAAAGACCGTGGCGCCGAGTCACACCCAATTATGGGTCTGAACTTCCGTATCTCTGAAATGAACGCGGCCTTAGGTTTAGCCCAGTTACGTAAACTCGATACCATTATCGACATTCAACGTAAAAACAAAAAAGTCATTAAAGAAGCGATGGCGAGCATTCCTGAAGTCAGCTTCCGCGAAATCCCCGATCCAGAGGGTGATTCAGCTGGCTTCTTAAGCTTTATGTTACCAACAGAAGCACGTACCCAAGAGATCAGCAAAAAACTGGCTGAGAATGGCGTTGACGGTTGCTTCTACTGGTACGTGAACAACTGGCATTATCTGAAAAACTGGAAACACATTCAGGAGCTTAAGGCCCCTGCTGCGTTGCCAATCACATTAATCGCCGACAGACCTGACTATACTCAAATTTCTGTGCCGAAATCTGATGCCATTATGAGCCGCACTATTTCCATGCTCATTAAATTGTCTTGGACCGATGCTCAGATTGCCGAGCGTATTGAAAACATTAAGAAAGCATTTGCCCAATAA